The DNA sequence TCTACTCGAACGCTGGGATGGTCGACGAAGCGATGCGGACCTTCGACCGCGCGTGCGAAGCGAAGTGCTGCGACATCACGGAGAAATCTCTCTGCGCTGTTCTCAGCGTCCATTTGAACAACGGACTGATCGAGAAAGTCCACGGCTTGTTCGAGAAGCTGCCGCGCGAGCTCAAAGTGACGCCGACCGCTGTCGCGCACAATCTGGTCTTGAAGGCGTTTGCCAAGGACGACAACACGGAAGCGGCTCGCGCTTGGATGGCAGAAATGGAGGGAAAGTATCAGGTGATTCCGAACATCGATTCTTATAACATCTTGCTTGGGgcttatttgaaaaatgggGACTTGAATGCATTCGACGGGGTAGTTAAGGAGATTCTAGGGAAGGGCTTGGATTGCAATGTGGCTGCTTACAATCTTAGGATTGCGAAGCTGTGTAAGAACAAGGAATGCGCCAGAGCGAATAAGCTATTGGCCGAGATGATTGCCAATGGCCTGAAGCCGAACTCAGCTAGTTACAATGCGGTCATCGACGGGTTCGCCAGGCTCGGGGATTTCGAATCTGCCAAGAAGGTCTTGGATGGCATGGTCAAGGACAGGCACGTCGCCCCCTGTTCGTTCACGTATTACACGCTGCTTCGGAGCATGGTGAGGGAGGGCGAGTTCGATTCCGGACTTGAGATGTGTAGGGAGATCATCAAGAGAAGGTGGGTTCCTCCGTTCGAGGCGGTGCGGGGCCTTGTTGATGGGTTGCTGAAGATGTCGAAAGGCGAGGAAGCCAAAGATGTTGTGGAGAAGATGAAGGGGAGGCTTAAAGGGAACTCATTGGAGTCCTGGGGAAAGGTTGAAGCTGTTCTTCCTCTGTGAATTGCAAGGATTCCTCAATGCTCAGGCATCTTTATCAGCAGCTGCAATTTTTCAGGCTTCACCATCAGTTTGCAATCTTTTTGAGTGCCGaagcaataaaagataaattcAAGCACTGTTAGTTGAATTCTCAAGCGAAATCCGACTGTATAAAAGCTTTAGAGAATCCATGGCCATTGGGTGTTTCCATGATTTTGGTATTGGGATGATCTATATATGCAGCTTTGAAGCTGCTTGAACTTTGAAGCGCCGTTGTGTCTGATGAGTTGCTGAATGTAAGCGCCCTTTCGAGATTTGACCATTCCACAAGGTGAGGTGAGGACTCGTGCTGTTGTTGCTTAGTTGAACTGGTGCGGAATGATGACTTCCAATTGAACAATGCTAATGTTGTTTATGTATTATCTACTTAATACTCATTCCCCAACCCGAAGGGCAAATTCCGGCCCGCTAAGCGAAACCGGTTGGGTGATCATAACCAGCTAACGTTATTATAGTTGAGCGCTCGCACAGGATAAAACCTCCTCGGCAAATGTAAGGTTTTCAATATTAGATGTCTTTGACTCactttttaacccatttttattcatttggatcaaatatggattcaataaattttaaaaataggtCAAATATGAATTTAGGTCTATAAAGCTTATTCAAATATGAGCTTTAACTTAATTCATTTTCGACCCGTGATCTATAACTTCACAAGATCACTTTTTTTTCATACTTCAATCGCATATTCTGATGGACGATATTATCTTATACGTGACATGCTCTGTCTAGGTCAAGACCGTGATCGCCGGCTTTGCGAAGCTAACCCGAGAGGAGATAGTGGCGGCAATGATAGGAGTGACAAGAAGGCTCGACGTCGAGTTGCTTGTTAACAACGTGGGGATGGCTTATCCGTACCCGAGGTACTTCCATGAGGTGGATCGAGAGTTGATGGAGAGGATGTTGAGAATGAACTTAAATGTAGCGGCATGGGTCGCGAGTGCAGTGATCGGTGGAAtgtcgaagaagaagagaggagcgATCCAAAGTGATTTGATTATAATTCAATTCGTGACAATCATAAGTAGAAAGTTCATATTCTTCATGTTATTTACTTTGTCATGGAATACTATTTTTCCCTCCCGCGACCGGCGAGCGGGCGGGCGGGTCACGGTGATTGAGACTgcggtgggcggcggtggtcgacgagacagtttttatattttttaaattttacgaAACAAGtattcatgatttggttaaatataagtatttaaataatacGGGTTGGTTGGATATGAgttataaaatttatattttatgaaaatagatcaaaacggattaaatggatcaatatgagTCCGAACATATTCGATCCAAACCAAACCTAATTCTACTCAttcgtttgacacctctaattttCATTAGCATCATCTTGAGTGGTCGTTCAAGCACGAGTACCTCCATTCGAGTCAATGTTTTAATTTCGAATTCGGACTCTTCCATCGCAAAAGAAATAAGTATTTCGAATTCGGACTCTTCCATCGCAAAAGAAATAAGTATACTCTAAACGTAAGGATTTCGATGAATCTtcatctctatttatttcgaggaaaataaataatttaaaaaatatttttttgaatacaGTTGCTGGAAAAAGTATTTTAACCgtctataaaaaatttaaatataaattattgtcaataatgaTTATGTATTTTATcgactaaatattttgaaatattatattCAAAGCGCTGATGATAATGAGTTAACCAGCGAACCATTGTCACCTCGGCTCCGCAGCCGCTATAAAAGGGCGTCGACACCGCGACAGAAATTCGTGTATGGCATCACTGTGTCGATGCTCGCTTCTCCTGAATCGCCCGATCCTCCATTATCGTCCCTCCAAATCTCGCGGACTCTCCCCCGCCTCAGTCTCGCTCCACCTTCTTCACAAGCCCTGTGATCTCGGCACGCGGATTCGCTGCCGCGATTCCGGTTCGCCGCCTTCCTCCGCgttatcgtcgtcgtcgtccatgGAAACTCCTCCCGAAGATTACAGGCGGAACGTCGGCATCTGCCTTGTCAATTCCTCCAAGAAggttcaatctctctctccctcgctctctctctttccatagAGTCGGATGAGATTTCGTTCGGTGTCGATGTTGTCTCTGATGTTCTGTTTGGGAGGGGTTTTGCAGATTTTCGCTGCTTCGAGGCTTGACGTCCGTGACGCCTGGCAAATGCCGCAGGTAAATTGGTGACCGCGTGTATGAGCATTACGCTACTTAGTTAGCAATTGATGGCATCGTTAGTGATCACCTGAACTTGTATAAAGGTCCGCCTTTTAGACTGTCCCGGTTTGGTTGTAGCTTGTGGCAAGTGTATCTGTGATTGGAATGTGGATTCTTCCTGATTGGCTTATATAAACATTTCCTGACCAGATCTGAAGCTTTTGGATCTGGGCTGTGTTCTTTACATTCAGAGACATTTACCTTAGCCTCTTGTCAACATGAAATACAATATGGatgctcattttttttcttttataactAGGGTGGAATTGATGATGGTGAAGATCCGAAACATGCTGTCACGAGGGaactaaaagaagaaacagGAGTCTCATCGGCTGAAGTTCTGGCGGAGGTTAGAAATTGTGTTTTATCTCCTTCAATTCCTTGATTCATTGGAAATAAGATCGTATACTGTTGAGGGAAAAAACTGAATTGAATGCTTGATTAGGTCAATGTGACCCCAAactatctatttataataaagccgAAAGAAGGCCAAGAATTACAATGTTGCCCTTATTGCTgttattcataaaataataaggaaaatagacaaatatgcccccatttgccaaatgttctcaacactccccctcaagttggagcataaATATCACACATGCCCAACTTGACTAAAACAGGATGAAACGATTTACTCCCTAGTCCTTTAGTGAAAACATCAGCAAGTTGATCACCGGACTAAACAAAGGGCATGCAAATTAATCCACTCTCCAACTTCTCCTTGATAAAGTGTCTGTCAATCTCCACATGTTTGGTACGATCATGCTAGATAGAATTGTGAGCAATACTAATGACGgctttattatcacaatatagCATCATAGGAAGATGAATGGATACACCAAGATCTTCAAATAATCCTTTAAGCCATAACGACTCACAAACTTCCTGTGCCATCGCACGAAACTTTGCTTCAGCACTAGATCGAGAAACCACATTCTACTTTTTATTGCTCCAAGTCACAAGATTCCCTCCTAAGAAAGTACAATACCCGGAAATAGACTTCCGATCTAGAGATccagcccaatcagcatctgTATAAGTTTCAATCTTCAAGCCATCATGAGGGGATAAAAGAATCCCTTTCCCGGGAGCAGATTTCAAATACCGAAGGATCTGAAAAACAGCATTCATATGAGTAGAGTATGGATCATGCACAAATTGACTTACAAGGCTCACAGCAAAAGCATTATCGGGTCGGGTGTGAgacaaataaatcaacttgcCTACTACTCATTGATAATGACCCTTATCCACGGGATCACCATCTTTTTCTCGAAGACGAGTATTTGCCTCAATAGTTGTATTAGAGGGATGACATCCCAATAAACCAACTTCTATCAAAAAATTAAGGACATACTTTCTTTGAGATAGAAAGATACCCTTTGAAGATCGGGCAACTTCAATCCCAAGAAAGTACCGAAACTTTCCAAGATCTTTTATCTCGAATTCTTGTTCGAGAAACTTCTTCAACCGGCTGATTTCATCACTATCATTTCTCGCGACAACAATGTCATCTACATAGACAATGAGAATAGTGATTTTAGCACATGATTTCTTCGCATACAAAGTGTAATCAGCATTGCTTTGTTTATACCCAATAGAGACCATAGCTCTCTAAAACCTACCAAACCAGGCTTGAGGTGATTGCTTTAAACCACAAAGTGCACGTTTCAGCTTTCACACTTTACCTTGAGTTTTGTCACAAGAAAAACCTGgaggaatctccatatacaccTCCTCTTCTaactctccatgaagaaagacaTTTTTCACATCTAATCGCTAAAGATCCCATTCCCGGTTAACAGCACATGAAAGTAGCACTCGCACAGTATTCAACTTGGCAACGGGAGCAAAGGTTTCTTGATAGTCTATCCCAAAAGTCTGAGTAAATCCCTTTGCCACTAACCGTGCTTTATATCCGTCCACGGTACCATCAATCTTTTGTTTGACTACAAACACCCACTTACATCCTACCGATTGTTTTCTAGGAGGAAGAACAACAAGATCCCACGTgttatttttcttcaaagcatACATCTCTTCCACCATTGCTACCTTCCACTTCTCATCCGCAAAAGCTTCTCGCTAATTTTGTGGAATGGAAACAGAAGATAGAGAAGACGCAAAAGTACGATATAGACAAAGAGTCATATGAGACCCACTTTTCCCGAGTCATACCCGATGTGGTTGGCCTCACAGAAGTGCCGTTGATATGTCCCGTAAGCTCCCGGCCTACGATGGTCAAGAACGCCGATCgagaccatatcaaataatttgtaCCGTCAAGCTTCACGGGGATTGCagcaaaattaatataatctaTACGGCCATCTCCCGGAGATCCAGAGCTCACGGTTGAATCCTCGGACATTGTGTCTCGTAAATCGACTCGAAAAGTGTAAACAGAGCAATCGAACCACCAAAGATTGcccaaaaaaaggccaaaaattgGATAGAAATCCTCTAGTAGCGGGCTGAAAGTTGTCGTCCAAAAAACAGCCAAATTAGATCAAGAGAAGgcaaaaatcgattttttctagggttttgaaaatctgaaaaaaaaatcgataattctgatttttcccaaagaatctgaaaaaataattatggtGATCCACGAATTGCAGTACTTTGGTCTTCACACATGAGTGGATTGTGGGCCGGCGGCAAGGCAAAAACAATCTCAAACAAGaagatccaaaaaatcacaagatGGATTGAACCGCCTATCGCAAACCGCAAAGAAGCTTTAATTTATGTCATAGAGCTGAGGTTTAGGCGAGACACTAGATTCAAAGAACCACCTCATTTGTGCTGCCCTACTTTGTGaaagagagcaaagaagaaggTGAGAAGGAACTGCAGTGagacgagaagagagagagagagagagagagagagagaagaacgaTTGCACGTAGAAGAGATTAGGGTTTCAGTTCAGccccggctctgataccattttgagagaaaaaactgaactgaatgcttggttaggtcaatgtgatcccaagctatctatttataataaagccaaaaaaagccaagaattacaatattgcccttattgctgctattcataaaataataaagaaaatagacaaatatgcccCCATTGGCCAAATACTCTCAACATATACTTTAGTGAAATATTAAGGTTCTGAATTAGCCATTCAGAGTTATCAGTCTATAACGTCACCATGTTTGAGCAAAGGGGGTGCTTTACTTGTCATCTTAGAGTTCTGGGCACGCATGcttgatctttttctttctcatatgCAGGTGGTAATAGCtgtgacttttctttttgttttttgcaagAATTTAATTTGTTGGAGCCCTATCCTTAGACGATTAAGAAATAACAAGCCTAATTTGCATTAACACTGACTTAAATGAGGAAACCctgatctctctctatctcccaCCAACCCCACCCCGAGGGGCCGCCACTGGAGAGCTTGTCTGTTTTCTAATTTACCTCACTGTTTTGAGAATGGCATATATCTGATCTAATCCTTTGTGCATTACTAAACACATAGGTTTGTATATGTAATTTCTGTCCGAGTCTTCTTCCATAGTTAACTTTACTCTATTGCCTGGACAAATTTCTTGGTTCTCATTTCAGGAATCCTTTGCAGGTTCCTTACTGGTTGACGTATGACTTTCCTCCAGATGTTAGGGAAAAGCTCAAAATTCAGTGGGGATCAGACTGGAAAGGCCAAGCACAGAAGTGGTTAGTGCACCAATCTCATTCCCCCACCCCTcccccttctcttcttttttcctcagAAGACGCATAAAGATGCTTGCACAATAAATGAAGGGTGTAGAGGACTCTAGAAATTGAGTTGGGGCTTTATTATTCAGTTCATTCAAAAGTTGTTTCTTCTGGAATTAAGACAGATTGTATTTATACTAGGGGTAAGCAAAATGAACTGACCAGACCGGACCGGACAGGACCGGCTGGTTCTAGGCCGTTCCTAGGGGCGCTGGTCCGGTTtccaattccataaaattggaactggTGACGGATGGTCCAGTTTCcggttctagggtgggaacTGGACCGCCCGGACTAAAGGACTTTGTTCACTTGGCAAGCCCGTTTGCAGATAGGGCAGCTCCGCTTCCTCGTGCTCGGACAGTACTCAAACCACTGTTGCAAGCTACAGATTCGACATTGGAAAGAGAGAGGCAAGTCAGATCAGTTTAGCGACTCTGGCAATTTGCTCCACAGCGATTGtgaagtggagagagagagagagagagagagagaggaaatggaCCAGAGCTCGTGGAAGACATGGCCACATATGGCGATGGCTTGGAGGTCTTCTATGATAGGCTTCAGATCTTCTAAGCAGATTGAGCATATCTTCTGCCCTTCCCGTTGCCAGCCATCCCCGCCTCTGCCATCCCTCTGCTTTCACATTTCATCTGTGTTTCTTTTCGATTATGGCTTGGGGATGAcgttggtccggtccggttcccggttcctgggtgggaccggaccggactagGATCCGATCACCCCTAATCTATACTTCATCAGATAAGAGGTTAAAAATAATATGCTTAATGCTGAGCTAGGAAGAATTTTAGGTCAATGATGTGAAGCTTAGTTAGGCCTGTAAAAGAGGATGGAGAACATGACTTTCCCAATTATATTGTGGATCTAAGGTCTAAATTGATCATTTGTGATATCTTTGAAGTTTAGCAGTCTTACGTTAAACCGAGTAATAAATGCCATATAGCCCTCTTTCAGTCGAATTGTTTTCTTTCACTAAACTTTTTGTCATGGTTATATAAAGAGGTTCTCTCGTGGAATTGCAATGTAGCCAAAGTCTCAAAGTCAACCAATGGATCCATGTCATTCAGAGTCCCATTTCACCTTCCCTTAAAGCAGCATTGCGACACTTTAGGTCCAACTCCAAGGATACACCATATTTTGTATCAGTTGAGTTTCTTGCTGTTGCATCTTGGAAGAATTAACGCAGAATTCCTTTTCCCAAAACGATTGCATCTAGATTAGCTTTTAGTCGTCTTAGTATTACCGAATGGCCCCGACATGTTGTGGGGAAGGATTGTGTTGCATCGGTTTTGAATTTCAGCATAAGACTTAATGCTGGTTTTCTGTCTCTCCTGTTTCACTCTGCCATATCATTCtgattaaaaatttatcaagcTGGATACTTTGGGTTGCAGGTTTCTTATGAAATTTACGGGGAAAGATGAAGAAATCAATCTCTTGGGGGACGGCACCGAGAAACCCGAGTTTGGCGAGTGGTCTTGGATGTCACCTGACCAAATAATTGAACTTGTGGGTTGACCTGACTCTTACGCTATTCTATTTGTTTTCGGACCTCAGTCTCCCTTAGCATTGTTTATATGATTCCATCTCTCGTGCAGGCAGTGGATTTCAAGAAACCTGTCTACAAGGAAGTTTTGAGTGTATTCGCACCGCATCTTCAATGATGTGCCGCGATGAGTATTTACGTATTTACATCCTAGTCACGAAAGAGAAATTGGACAATAACCACTTGCGTTTGGATGAATACACGATACTCTCCCACCAATGAGTATTTACGTATTTACATACCAGCTTTATTTTACACTGTTGTACGTATCGAACACCTTTACGGAAATCCCACCAATGAGTATTTACGTATTTACCTACCAGCTTCATTTGTCCTACTCATGTTGTAACTTTGCTATAGTTTGTTCAAGTGCAAGTAGGACTGCTCTCGTATCATAACTACCTTAGATAGAGCCACCGAAgctccatttttctctttttggccgAAACAGAAGCTCCATTGACTGATGTGGTATTTGACAAATCTATTAAAT is a window from the Rhodamnia argentea isolate NSW1041297 chromosome 8, ASM2092103v1, whole genome shotgun sequence genome containing:
- the LOC115755716 gene encoding nudix hydrolase 26, chloroplastic, encoding MASLCRCSLLLNRPILHYRPSKSRGLSPASVSLHLLHKPCDLGTRIRCRDSGSPPSSALSSSSSMETPPEDYRRNVGICLVNSSKKIFAASRLDVRDAWQMPQGGIDDGEDPKHAVTRELKEETGVSSAEVLAEVPYWLTYDFPPDVREKLKIQWGSDWKGQAQKWFLMKFTGKDEEINLLGDGTEKPEFGEWSWMSPDQIIELAVDFKKPVYKEVLSVFAPHLQ
- the LOC115755714 gene encoding pentatricopeptide repeat-containing protein At1g61870, mitochondrial-like, whose amino-acid sequence is MASLRKHPGLRIPKSLFSTSTQPPPPPPPPFPSFRAAKSAILAESNPDRLAQLFEQSSHFPTFRRHRPLYHVSFQKLAKARRFDLVDRLLLNQISQSGDSQSSLKSEGFWIRLMMIYSNAGMVDEAMRTFDRACEAKCCDITEKSLCAVLSVHLNNGLIEKVHGLFEKLPRELKVTPTAVAHNLVLKAFAKDDNTEAARAWMAEMEGKYQVIPNIDSYNILLGAYLKNGDLNAFDGVVKEILGKGLDCNVAAYNLRIAKLCKNKECARANKLLAEMIANGLKPNSASYNAVIDGFARLGDFESAKKVLDGMVKDRHVAPCSFTYYTLLRSMVREGEFDSGLEMCREIIKRRWVPPFEAVRGLVDGLLKMSKGEEAKDVVEKMKGRLKGNSLESWGKVEAVLPL